A single genomic interval of Lathyrus oleraceus cultivar Zhongwan6 chromosome 7, CAAS_Psat_ZW6_1.0, whole genome shotgun sequence harbors:
- the LOC127102073 gene encoding disease resistance protein RPS5 isoform X1: MEALGVIWEVAKSLFSCTNAQAAYVYKLQENLESLMEKWEDLQNKKKDVQTEIDRAESTGLMKRTNEVIGWLHEFLKLEEKMKDTPSSQEVQSNQCLNGYCPKNIVSSYKLGKTIVKRLNEVNGLLARAGNMQIALKQPPKPIDEMPSSETIGLDLMVHKVWNSLEDDTVGVIGLYGMGGAGKTTLMKRIHNELGTREHSFDLVLWIVVSRDSDINKLMNDISNKLGIEEGFWNRSTQDQRVSKIYDRLKGKKFLLMLDDLWGKLELEAIGVPDPEKNNKSKVMFTTRSEDVCGKMQAQKKLKVECLSDEEAFDLFCKKVGDETLKCHSEIPKLAREMAKECRGLPLALITVGSAMAGVGSFEAWMVAKNNLRSSHWTASDFEDKVFHILKFSYDKLPDEAHKNCFLYCALYPEDFEIDTDDLIDRWIAEGFLYDDISIYDMYNQGKSVVEKLILSCLLEESIESFHFGWRNNRIIKMHDVIRDMALWLARDEDKNKDKVLVQGEVFSMSKMDSKRLNAIERISIIITESLDENWNFLACPNLITLFFSIRYLFVRHNPFFSTNFQSLKRLRVLDLSYTTSLEVISPKIGELINLEFLNISGTSVSSFPIELKKLKNLRVFLMEYMNGFSINIFPLAVIESLEQLKVFRYSRISPVIEQGGISLLEKLESLPNLEELGIQLTSFTSVQRLFRSTRLRGCSRHLKLNWMEQDTVEMSSLLASISEMTHLDYIHLSGQYSLVDGSSITQKCHLGKLREVHIAVCFSITHLTWLRYAPLLEYLGVYYCLSVEHIVKEANDEDVGSESKNDNMFINLKELLLSKIPKLVSIHKRALAFPSLKRIRVKDCPNLRKLPLNSSFASKNNLVAIVGDTEWWDKLEWDDTIIEHLLRPKFQD, encoded by the exons ATGGAAGCGTTGGGTGTAATATGGGAAGTTGCTAAAAGTTTGTTCAGTTGCACAAATGCACAAGCTGCCTATGTTTATAAGCTGCAGGAGAATCTGGAATCATTGATGGAAAAATGGGAAGATCTTCAAAACAAGAAAAAGGATGTGCAAACAGAAATTGATAGAGCTGAGAGCACAGGACTCATGAAAAGAACAAACGAAGTGATTGGTTGGCTACATGAATTTCTAAAACTTGAAGAG AAAATGAAAGATACTCCCAGTTCTCAAGAAGTTCAAAGTAACCAATGTCTGAATGGTTATTGCCCAAAGAACATTGTGTCAAGCTACAAGTTAGGGAAAACAATTGTTAAGAGGCTCAATGAGGTAAATGGCCTTCTTGCTAGAGCTGGTAATATGCAGATTGCTCTCAAGCAACCACCTAAACCTATAGATGAGATGCCTTCTAGTGAGACTATAGGCTTAGACTTGATGGTCCACAAAGTATGGAATTCTCTTGAGGATGACACTGTTGGTGTAATCGGTTTATATGGAATGGGTGGGGCCGGAAAAACAACCCTTATGAAAAGAATTCACAATGAATTAGGAACGAGGGAGCATAGTTTTGATCTAGTGTTATGGATAGTGGTTTCTAGAGATTCTGATATCAATAAGTTAATGAATGACATCAGCAATAAATTAGGAATTGAGGAAGGTTTTTGGAATAGAAGTACTCAAGATCAAAGAGTATCAAAGATTTATGACCGGTTAAAAGGAAAAAAGTTTTTGCTGATGTTAGATGATTTGTGGGGAAAGCTAGAACTAGAAGCAATAGGAGTTCCTGATCCGGAAAAAAATAACAAATCAAAAGTAATGTTCACAACACGATCTGAAGATGTGTGTGGTAAAATGCAAGCTCAGAAGAAACTCAAAGTGGAATGTTTATCAGATGAAGAAGCATTTGATTTGTTTTGTAAGAAAGTAGGTGATGAGACTTTAAAATGTCACTCAGAGATCCCAAAGCTAGCGCGTGAAATGGCTAAAGAATGCAGAGGATTGCCGCTAGCATTAATCACTGTGGGAAGTGCCATGGCTGGAGTGGGCAGTTTTGAAGCTTGGATGGTTGCGAAAAATAACTTGAGGAGTTCTCATTGGACAGCCTCAGATTTTGAGGATAAAGTTTTTCATATCCTCAAGTTTAGCTACGACAAACTTCCTGATGAGGCGCATAAAAACTGCTTCTTGTACTGTGCACTATACCCAGAAGATTTTGAAATAGACACTGATGACCTTATTGATCGATGGATCGCTGAGGGATTTCTCTATGATGATATCAGTATATATGATATGTACAACCAAGGGAAGTCTGTTGTTGAGAAATTAATACTTTCATGCCTATTAGAAGAGAGTATCGAATCTTTTCATTTTGGTTGGAGGAATAATAGGATAATTAAGATGCATGATGTGATTAGAGATATGGCACTATGGTTAGCTCGAGatgaagacaaaaacaaagaCAAAGTTTTAGTTCAGGGGGAAGTATTTTCCATGTCAAAAATGGATTCTAAAAGATTGAATGCTATAGAGAGGATTTCAATAATAATTACAGAGAGTTTAGATGAAAATTGGAATTTTCTGGCTTGTCCAAATCTCATCACTCTTTTCTTTAGCATTCGATACTTGTTTGTCCGTCATAATCCTTTTTTTTCAACAAATTTCCAATCATTGAAAAGGTTGAGAGTGTTGGATTTATCATATACTACATCTCTTGAGGTAATCTCCCCTAAAATAGGTGAGCTAATCAACTTGGAGTTCCTTAACATTTCTGGAACATCAGTATCTTCGTTTCCGATTGAATTGAAGAAGTTGAAAAATTTGAGGGTATTCCTTATGGAATATATGAATGGCTTTTCTATAAATATTTTTCCATTGGCAGTGATAGAAAGTCTTGAACAATTAAAGGTGTTTAGATATAGCAGAATATCTCCAGTTATTGAACAAGGAGGCATTTCATTACTAGAGAAACTGGAATCCTTACCAAATTTGGAGGAACTGGGCATTCAATTAACTAGCTTCACTAGTGTGCAAAGACTATTTCGCTCCACCAGATTACGAGGTTGCTCTCGACATCTTAAGCTTAATTGGATGGAGCAAGACACAGTTGAAATGTCATCATTATTAGCATCCATATCAGAAATGACTCATTTGGACTACATACATCTTTCAGGACAATACAGCCTTGTGGATGGTTCATCGATTACACAGAAGTGCCATCTTGGCAAGCTTCGAGAAGTGCACATAGCTGTTTGTTTTTCAATTACTCATTTGACCTGGTTGAGGTATGCTCCACTTCTCGAGTATCTTGGTGTTTATTATTGTTTGTCAGTTGAACATATCGTGAAGGAAGCCAATGACGAAGATGTTGGCTCAGAATCTAAGAATGATAATATGTTCATAAATCTTAAAGAACTTCTCCTTTCAAAAATTCCAAAGCTAGTGAGCATTCACAAAAGAGCATTGGCTTTTCCTTCCTTAAAACGTATTCGTGTAAAAGATTGCCCCAATCTGAGGAAGCTTCCTTTAAACTCCAGCTTTGCATCAAAGAACAACTTGGTTGCAATCGTAGGAGATACCGAGTGGTGGGACAAGTTAGAGTGGGATGACACAATCATTGAACACTTACTACGTCCTAAATTTCAAGACTAG
- the LOC127102073 gene encoding disease resistance protein RPS5 isoform X2, giving the protein MEALGVIWEVAKSLFSCTNAQAAYVYKLQENLESLMEKWEDLQNKKKDVQTEIDRAESTGLMKRTNEVIGWLHEFLKLEEKMKDTPSSQEVQSNQCLNGYCPKNIVSSYKLGKTIVKRLNEVNGLLARAGNMQIALKQPPKPIDEMPSSETIGLDLMVHKVWNSLEDDTVGVIGLYGMGGAGKTTLMKRIHNELGTREHSFDLVLWIVVSRDSDINKLMNDISNKLGIEEGFWNRSTQDQRVSKIYDRLKGKKFLLMLDDLWGKLELEAIGVPDPEKNNKSKVMFTTRSEDVCGKMQAQKKLKVECLSDEEAFDLFCKKVGDETLKCHSEIPKLAREMAKECRGLPLALITVGSAMAGVGSFEAWMVAKNNLRSSHWTASDFEDKVFHILKFSYDKLPDEAHKNCFLYCALYPEDFEIDTDDLIDRWIAEGFLYDDISIYDMYNQGKSVVEKLILSCLLEESIESFHFGWRNNRIIKMHDVIRDMALWLARDEDKNKDKVLVQGEVFSMSKMDSKRLNAIERISIIITESLDENWNFLACPNLITLFFSIRYLFVRHNPFFSTNFQSLKRLRVLDLSYTTSLEVISPKIGELINLEFLNISGTSVSSFPIELKKLKNLRVFLMEYMNGFSINIFPLAVIESLEQLKVFRYSRISPVIEQGGISLLEKLESLPNLEELGIQLTSFTSVQRLFRSTRLRGCSRHLKLNWMEQDTVEMSSLLASISEMTHLDYIHLSGQYSLVDGSSITQKCHLGKLREVHIAVCFSITHLTWLSFASKNNLVAIVGDTEWWDKLEWDDTIIEHLLRPKFQD; this is encoded by the exons ATGGAAGCGTTGGGTGTAATATGGGAAGTTGCTAAAAGTTTGTTCAGTTGCACAAATGCACAAGCTGCCTATGTTTATAAGCTGCAGGAGAATCTGGAATCATTGATGGAAAAATGGGAAGATCTTCAAAACAAGAAAAAGGATGTGCAAACAGAAATTGATAGAGCTGAGAGCACAGGACTCATGAAAAGAACAAACGAAGTGATTGGTTGGCTACATGAATTTCTAAAACTTGAAGAG AAAATGAAAGATACTCCCAGTTCTCAAGAAGTTCAAAGTAACCAATGTCTGAATGGTTATTGCCCAAAGAACATTGTGTCAAGCTACAAGTTAGGGAAAACAATTGTTAAGAGGCTCAATGAGGTAAATGGCCTTCTTGCTAGAGCTGGTAATATGCAGATTGCTCTCAAGCAACCACCTAAACCTATAGATGAGATGCCTTCTAGTGAGACTATAGGCTTAGACTTGATGGTCCACAAAGTATGGAATTCTCTTGAGGATGACACTGTTGGTGTAATCGGTTTATATGGAATGGGTGGGGCCGGAAAAACAACCCTTATGAAAAGAATTCACAATGAATTAGGAACGAGGGAGCATAGTTTTGATCTAGTGTTATGGATAGTGGTTTCTAGAGATTCTGATATCAATAAGTTAATGAATGACATCAGCAATAAATTAGGAATTGAGGAAGGTTTTTGGAATAGAAGTACTCAAGATCAAAGAGTATCAAAGATTTATGACCGGTTAAAAGGAAAAAAGTTTTTGCTGATGTTAGATGATTTGTGGGGAAAGCTAGAACTAGAAGCAATAGGAGTTCCTGATCCGGAAAAAAATAACAAATCAAAAGTAATGTTCACAACACGATCTGAAGATGTGTGTGGTAAAATGCAAGCTCAGAAGAAACTCAAAGTGGAATGTTTATCAGATGAAGAAGCATTTGATTTGTTTTGTAAGAAAGTAGGTGATGAGACTTTAAAATGTCACTCAGAGATCCCAAAGCTAGCGCGTGAAATGGCTAAAGAATGCAGAGGATTGCCGCTAGCATTAATCACTGTGGGAAGTGCCATGGCTGGAGTGGGCAGTTTTGAAGCTTGGATGGTTGCGAAAAATAACTTGAGGAGTTCTCATTGGACAGCCTCAGATTTTGAGGATAAAGTTTTTCATATCCTCAAGTTTAGCTACGACAAACTTCCTGATGAGGCGCATAAAAACTGCTTCTTGTACTGTGCACTATACCCAGAAGATTTTGAAATAGACACTGATGACCTTATTGATCGATGGATCGCTGAGGGATTTCTCTATGATGATATCAGTATATATGATATGTACAACCAAGGGAAGTCTGTTGTTGAGAAATTAATACTTTCATGCCTATTAGAAGAGAGTATCGAATCTTTTCATTTTGGTTGGAGGAATAATAGGATAATTAAGATGCATGATGTGATTAGAGATATGGCACTATGGTTAGCTCGAGatgaagacaaaaacaaagaCAAAGTTTTAGTTCAGGGGGAAGTATTTTCCATGTCAAAAATGGATTCTAAAAGATTGAATGCTATAGAGAGGATTTCAATAATAATTACAGAGAGTTTAGATGAAAATTGGAATTTTCTGGCTTGTCCAAATCTCATCACTCTTTTCTTTAGCATTCGATACTTGTTTGTCCGTCATAATCCTTTTTTTTCAACAAATTTCCAATCATTGAAAAGGTTGAGAGTGTTGGATTTATCATATACTACATCTCTTGAGGTAATCTCCCCTAAAATAGGTGAGCTAATCAACTTGGAGTTCCTTAACATTTCTGGAACATCAGTATCTTCGTTTCCGATTGAATTGAAGAAGTTGAAAAATTTGAGGGTATTCCTTATGGAATATATGAATGGCTTTTCTATAAATATTTTTCCATTGGCAGTGATAGAAAGTCTTGAACAATTAAAGGTGTTTAGATATAGCAGAATATCTCCAGTTATTGAACAAGGAGGCATTTCATTACTAGAGAAACTGGAATCCTTACCAAATTTGGAGGAACTGGGCATTCAATTAACTAGCTTCACTAGTGTGCAAAGACTATTTCGCTCCACCAGATTACGAGGTTGCTCTCGACATCTTAAGCTTAATTGGATGGAGCAAGACACAGTTGAAATGTCATCATTATTAGCATCCATATCAGAAATGACTCATTTGGACTACATACATCTTTCAGGACAATACAGCCTTGTGGATGGTTCATCGATTACACAGAAGTGCCATCTTGGCAAGCTTCGAGAAGTGCACATAGCTGTTTGTTTTTCAATTACTCATTTGACCTGGTTGAG CTTTGCATCAAAGAACAACTTGGTTGCAATCGTAGGAGATACCGAGTGGTGGGACAAGTTAGAGTGGGATGACACAATCATTGAACACTTACTACGTCCTAAATTTCAAGACTAG